In Roseofilum casamattae BLCC-M143, a single window of DNA contains:
- a CDS encoding YciI family protein translates to MPWFAKIESGIVDKATFDRYVPAHKSFVQDLVARGHKARSGYWQRRGGGMLIFEAASRVEAEKIVEQDPLIVNGCVTYELYEWCIVVE, encoded by the coding sequence ATGCCTTGGTTTGCCAAAATTGAATCTGGAATCGTGGACAAAGCCACATTCGATCGCTATGTTCCCGCCCATAAGTCTTTTGTGCAAGACCTAGTGGCACGAGGTCACAAGGCACGCAGCGGATACTGGCAGCGGCGAGGTGGCGGTATGCTGATTTTTGAAGCTGCATCGCGAGTAGAGGCGGAGAAAATAGTCGAGCAAGACCCGTTAATTGTCAATGGTTGCGTTACCTACGAGTTATATGAATGGTGCATAGTTGTGGAATAA